Below is a genomic region from Miscanthus floridulus cultivar M001 chromosome 1, ASM1932011v1, whole genome shotgun sequence.
GGTACTATTTTTTGCCCCCTTGATTATTGAGTTGTGTGCGATTCAAACCTTCCATATAGCTAGCTTATAGGTTATAAGTTACTGACAGATAAAAGACCATCTATAATTTCCATCTATAGGCAGGACCACCCCAGCCTAGCAGGGACACAGATTTTCAAGGCTATGCTTCCTCAGACTGTCATCCCCCCACCAAAAAGAAATAAGGTAAACCTCTATCCATTCTTGCCTAGCGACCAAGATTTTCACACTTGTGTCTAGGCTGCAAAATTCCATATAGAACGCTACTGAAGTGTTAGAGGGATTCATTTTCAACGCTACTGAAGTGTTAGAGGGATTCATTTTCAATAAAAATCCAAAAGCAGGTTTCCTAGTGAGATGCAAGAGAGTTCTGTAGTGTTCTTGCTATTCTCCTCAtgtgcacccccccccccccccccccccctcccgggGGCACCCCCTTCTTTTATGTTGTAACCTCGTCGCGAGATCTTTCGGGCCTGGAAATAGGCCATATAACTTAAATTTCTTTTTCCACCTAAATAGAGAGGCAGAGCTCCTACCATTTTTCTTCTTTAACAGAAAAGAAACAACAACAGAGGGAGTGTCTTAGTCAAAGAGGTTTCCAGTTTCCTCGATCCTTTCTCATGCAAAACTGTGTGCATGAGATTTTCATCTCGCAAAGCACCTAAGTGAAAAGAAAGAACGCATCTTCTTCCTTTTTTATTACCTTTTCTTGCATGTGTACAAGGCCCAATCCATTATTTTCGAAACGAATTTTGAAGAACTACTAATCCTTAACTTTTCAAGGAATCCTTCATTAGTGGATGTGAATGCTTTTTCAACTCTTTCAACCTTGGTATCACAGACTAATTATACCATAGGTATAGGGTGTTACAAAACTATTTCAAAAAGCAAATTAAAGCCAGCAGGAGAATATAATgacatcaatcatcacatctcccaacaaaCCAGTAGCAAGTTCATAGTAAAAGCTTTTGACAGTTTGAATAACATGCTCCAGAGATGGGGGACTATACCTAGAAATCCAAGGTAAACAGGACATCCCAGGGGCCAAGTTACCAaagatatactccctccgttccaaattataagtcattatggcttttctagatacatagtttttgctatgcacctagatatacatgatgtctagatacatagtaacagctatgtatctagaaaagccagaaccACTTCcattttggaatggagggagtactttccTTCTTAAAAGTTTCTCAAAAACAAAACCATGGATAAGCAAACTGACAAGTGACAAAACAAGGAAATGGAGCATACATCCTGTTCCAAAGCCAATCTGCGTTCATGTAgcgcttgttttcttctttccaaactcgcCTGTAGAATTGCATTCCCTCTAGCCTGAGAGGCACTTACACTATTAGACTACAGGAAACCACTAGATCAAGGTTAATGAGCACATATGTGCATTCTTCCCCTACCTCTTTGGCAATTCTGTTTTGCAGATCATTCTTCGCAATCTCGAGCCTTTGAATAGCAAGCCTGAAATGTTTATTTGCGTAATAAAAGTAAATAAATTGAACTCTGGTTACAAGCATTCAAGAAAAGGAAAGTACCAAAAGAAAAGTGTGCTTTGTTTGTAAAACACAGAGGCAGATGTGGCAACATAACGAGAAAGCTAAGAAACAATTATTGTCATTGTTAAATAGTGAGCTTCAAATACAAACAATATTCCATATATATAACTAagtacttataatttggaacggaggtagTAAGAATGGACAAAAACATGCTACAAGACTACTGTCATAAAAGGTGGTATTAAATTCCCTCAATGCAAATTACTTCTCATAGTTACAAAAATCAACAAATTCCACTCCATGAAAAATTAGTCACATATGGTTAATGATTTAATGGCAAAGAGCTTACTCTTCTTCTCCAGATGAATCGACTGATTCTGAGTTTTGGCTCTTCCTTGCCTGCATGAACCATGCATATGAATCAGGATTTGAACAAGGCTAAGGCTAtacttaacaaaaaaaaaacaagagaaaaTGGAATTCAATTAGGGTGCAATCAAaggaaaacagaaaaaaaaatgcaaactAGTTTTCTTGCTTACATTATTCCTCCCCCAAAAGTTACTCCGCTTCACATGTGGGTGAGATCCATTAATTTTGTTTGACTGTCTCTCTACAGAATATTCAGAACTTTGGCTCGGTACAGAAATTCCAGGATCAAAAGAAGAAAGGATCTCCCCCATAGACAGAGTCTCATGACCAACTGTTGGATTAGAAGGATTGTTTTCAATGAGTAAGGTGTCCACATTCACTGAACCGTTTTCAGTTGAACGGCTATTTTGTACTTTGCTCAAATCCAAATTTCCTTCCAACACCTCCACAGGGCGTTCAGCGTATGACTCCTCAGCATTGACTGCCTGTTCAATCAGGAAAAGGGCAGTAAGCAACAGACAAAGTACAGCATGGAAACTAGCACATCAACAAATACAGCATTAAATATTAGAACTCGCTATAACAAAACCTAGAAAACAGTCAACACAAGGAATGTTGGTGACAGAAAGGAATGTAACAAGCAAACATGCTATCATAAAAATTGTAAATCCACCAACAAACCCTTAAACATAGTTCTTCCTTAGATGCATATCCAAAATTTAACACAGACAAAATGGGGCTTCTGGCCTGCACTATCATTTAATTGCATACACACTAGATGCTGCTAGGTAATAATGAAAATTGGCAACACTTCCACTCAAGCCATTCATATTTGTATTGATCAATGACAATGTTAAGTATATCAACAGGCGCATCACGCTTTGTATGCCACCATTTCATATCATCTCTTGCACACCAGTACCAAACCCACATTAAAGACTCACAGTAGTAATAGTAAAACCACCAAACACCAATTATCAGAAAAATCAAAAGAATGAAGCATAGTAGCACACAAAACCAAACCTTGTAGTCATAGAGGTCGCTGCCAGCATATCCACTGCTCTCACTCAATTTTCCACTAAGTATACGCTCCACGCCATTGTCATCATCCATTTCTTGATCTACATCATTTTCTGCATCATGAAATCCATTGCCCTTGGCATCCAAATTCCCATCATCAGTTGATGCTTCAGTACCACTATCTTCAATTTGAGATTCAGGTGACAAGGAACATCTGAGGTGTTGATCCTGTAAAAATGGTAATCATAGATGATCAATTGGGAGTGATGCTTTCTTTCTGTTGCTCATGTGCAAATTTTTAAGCACTGCTAACATGATATATGCTCAAAAACATTTTTCTAGAGCCAAATTCAATGCGGATACTGCAAAGATTAAATCCAAGGCTGAAAGAATCTTACATGAAAAATGCCATCATATTCCTCCAAGAGAGTTGCGACAATTCCTTGAGCACTGTTTGCGGCGTTTGCTGCAGCAAGAAGCTGAGCAGAATCGTCACCATCCATATCAAATACCTCATCCATCTCACATTCACCAGCCAGAAGTGGACGCAACAGAAGAGGTGCCATACAGGCAGCAACTGCCGATGCAGTCATTCGATTTTCAGAAGTGTGAGATGCAATGGTGTGCATCATTTTTAAAATTCtacacaaaaaaaagaaaaaacattaCAACTATTTGAGGAACGATTTTTTGTAGTAACAAATGTTCCAATACTTATGCTTCACATCATTAATAGCAGGGATGAATGCAATAAATACATTCACTTAATGTTGTGAAAATTGTAATTCTGAATAAAGTAGACAAATATTGTGAAGCCAAGGAGTATTAGTGATTATTTTAAGTGCAAGTAGCATCTGCAAGACAAATAGACAATAATGACATGCTTAGCCTCATTAGCAAACTGTATATCACACACAAATTATCATGCAGTGCATTTAGCATAAGCTATTAACCTGTCTGACCAAGAGAAAGTCTAACGATAAGATAACTTACCCAAAAAAATAAACTAGATGTTATCCAGTGCTTAAGGATATTGCTATGATAAAAAAATGGAAAACTAACCTCTGCAACAACCTCCGATTGGGCTCAGGAAATGTCTCAGATATAGCTGAACGCATAGCATTTACCCTAGCATCCTTAGTTTccaggcctaggcaagtgaaacAGGGTAGGAACAGTAAGCCACATagtaaaaatcaaaagaaaaagaaTGCATGAATAGTCCTGGGCTCTTGGATACATCCATAATAATCATCTGAGTTATTAAGATGCAACACCCCTAGTCCACTACTAAAGTTTTAGTCTAAAAAAAAGTTTCGCAAGCTTCAGATGAACCCAACATGATCCGCCAACAAAGAGAAATCCATAGGTGCAAGTTCCGCTAGTTATATTTGGCCAGTGACCAAAGTAACCATTGTTACTCGGATACCTGAGTCCTACATAATTGTGTGAAACTGGACACCCACACTTGTGTTGGATTCCAAATGGTATATGGCGTGTACCAAACAAATTTGATGCTTCCATCAgccacaaccaagttggactcTGAAGAGAGCTGCCTTATGCTTATACCGAAAAAAACACAGAGGGCTCCCTTTCCCATTAATTTTTATGAATACAGATGTGGTACTTTGTATGAACTACTCCCTACAGTCACAATAGCACCGTTTTGGACATGGACTTTGACTGCTTATTTCTACTATACTATGTTTACAAACCATATCAAAATATATATTAAGATTTTTTTAGACAAACCTACATGCACGCTACCAAATGTTCAACCTCAACAAGCACAAAGTAATTGATTATCAAAGTTTTCATAGGCTGACTGCAAACAACCCAAACCATCACTTGTATGACTGTTTACCTGTTTACAGTACTATAAACAAGACAATTCCTAGACAATCATCAGCCCCACCATACCATCCATAAAGAGATTTAAGGCATATAATATTTACATCACATCACAGAACATATAAATAGTCAAGCATAACTGGCTTAAACTAAATATAATACTTACGAAACGCTTCCAATAATGCTGTACAGCAAGAAGCAGGCACGGGGGATGATGGTAGCTCTCGGAGAACATGCTGAAGAGGCATCCCAACCAATACAGTTAGTGAGAAGCAATTATCAATTATTCATGATCTGTGGAGcatcaaaaaaatatgaaactgcAATTGCATGGGTACCTTTACACAGTCACCGACAATGTGAGCATCCTCATCTGCTGAAAACTCGGTCCTTCCTGGTATGGAATTGAAATGATATGTAGGCTAATCAACATAATGTTGTCAATTTGTCATACCAACACAAGAAGCTGCCAAAACCAAAGACCTAACAACCCAAcaaccctccctccctcccttaaTGCATAGCAGTGGCAGGCAAGGTGATATGAACATAAAGGAGGAAAGGAAGGGGAGGGGGGCTATACTGACCCAGCCCATCCACTCCCATAAGGCCATAATCATACTTCACTCGATGCCTCCCTGTACCTCCACCTATGTTTCTGCATTCCCTTTCAAAGCAGCGCCAAACACTAGATCCCAGTATCCCTCCCTCATGCAGCGCTGTCGCTCCTCCTTGTCACTCTCCATGCCCCCTCACTGCCTGCACCGCCCCTCAGATGGAATACCGACGCATCACCCTTCCAAGTCGACTTCAGCCGCTACTCCCCTCTAAATCAACTGCCACCATAGCTGACTGGAGATGGTGCATCCCTGGTCCAACAGCCGGAGCCAGCAGGGACAGTTTCTTATTAGCCTTGTTGGCAAGTTCCCTTCCTAtcttctccctccctccctccctgccACTGAATTTTGtgccttgtcgcctaggcgaaTGTTGGTCCCTCgctgccctgcacaggtaagcagtaagcttaccagcacacacactcactcactatggctagaggtagaagaaggggtgAGCACAGCACACACACACTGCAGAAGCTCCAGCGTCGGCCAAGGCTCTGCCTCTGGTTGCGGCAACTGAACTGACTTTTTCATTGCATAGTGGTAGAGTATATACAACTCATGTACCAACTATAAGGTACACATGAGCATGGCTGAGTACAGCCccaactactactagtactagcaGTACAATTCCTACCTCAGCCCACTACCAAAACATGGCTGATGTATTAGCTACCAACTAATGAACTAGTGGTGGCCTATTGCCTTAATGCCTTACTGCTACAGCAACTATTGCCAAATCTGCTGTGCAGCAAACAAAGAGAGAGAGatcagcagcagattatgtctaatGTTTAATAATACTATTCAAAATAAATGGTGCCAACCTTGTTCATATTCTTGCAACCTCCTGTCAACTTCTTCCACATCTGCAGCCTGCCTCAAAATTCCTTCCACTTTTATTCCTGCAAGAGAAGATTTGCAAAACAACCAAAACTCATGCCAAGGAAATTAACTTAGCAACATGTAAAAACTTCAGGTTCAAGATAGTTTTTGCCCCCACCATGTTTCTCAAGAAAGCGCAGGgctttttctaaaaaagaagGGCTGCCATCAATATCCTCAAGTGCAAGCAGAATTGGCCTGCCTGTCACCAATGACTTGATCGGCCTCTTCTCTCTCCCTGTGGACAATGGGGAAAGGCATAATTAATAAAGTTCTGAAGATGAGAAGAATGAAAAGAAACAGTGCAGCAGGCTAACAATTTGGAATAGCTCCTTCATATGTGTCAGCTGTGTCATTACGAAATATCCCATTATGTCCCATCACAAGAGCTGCATTTGGAGCTTGTGCAAGAGCTGCTTCCAATGCTGTTTTCCACTCAAACAAATCTTCAGAAGTTTCTGCCTGTATTATGATTTACAGAGGTGAATTTTTTAAGAGATAGAGAACACAAAAAACTTTTATCAGAGGGACCTAATTATTGAGTCAAAAAGAAATGCCGAATACCTTAAGAGTGAATGCACGACCATCACGGCCATCTGGGAAAAGGACGGTCAACAACTTCTTGTCTTCTCTGACTACCACACTGCAAGTGAGAAGTGCTCATAATACAGTTACTGATGCACAACAAACACAACAAAAAGGAACATGAAAAAGGAATTACAAGTCTGAGATAAATACCTCCCAGAATTGTTCAAATCAATCCCTCCTAGAGTAACATTCACTTCACCACCTCTTTGGGGCAAGGTACTCTGCAACTCCAACAAAAGGTTATTAGTCAAGTGAGAAAAGGCGTGCTTACACGAGATATAAATTGGATGGGTAAAAtaacaagagaaaaaaaaaaggaaatggcCATGTAGTAGTTCAattcactgacacccttccccagaccccgcacagagcgggagctctctgcactgggtacgcccatgTAGTAGTTCAATTAAATTCTACTAAGAATatcaaggaagaagaacaagCTGCTAGGCACAGCTAAGAATCTTGCTCTATAGGCTAGAATGAGGGTATAGTTATAGTGGACAACAGACGAAGAATTTAGAACTAATGAGGGCAGTGTTGTATGGCTGAGGCAAGGAGGAAATGTCATTCTGATTTCTGCTTGTTCTTTTTTGATAATCCTCCTCTTTTAAAAGAATTTAGAACTGATTGTTAGGGCGGAAGTTTATTTAAAGGATCAAATCTCTAACTTCCTTATCTAATTTAGCCAACTTAATgggctacagagagacggggatattgatgaagatgttagccatagaatcaaagcagggtggatgaagtggcgccaagcatctggtgtcctatgtgacaaaagggtaccac
It encodes:
- the LOC136543414 gene encoding rho GTPase-activating protein 7-like, which encodes MSSAPVAGAAFERYQQRGDGGAAAANGNTVFKNGPLFISSKGIGWKSWKKRWFILTRTSLVFFKSDPSTLPQRGGEVNVTLGGIDLNNSGSVVVREDKKLLTVLFPDGRDGRAFTLKAETSEDLFEWKTALEAALAQAPNAALVMGHNGIFRNDTADTYEGAIPNWREKRPIKSLVTGRPILLALEDIDGSPSFLEKALRFLEKHGIKVEGILRQAADVEEVDRRLQEYEQGRTEFSADEDAHIVGDCVKHVLRELPSSPVPASCCTALLEAFRLETKDARVNAMRSAISETFPEPNRRLLQRILKMMHTIASHTSENRMTASAVAACMAPLLLRPLLAGECEMDEVFDMDGDDSAQLLAAANAANSAQGIVATLLEEYDGIFHDQHLRCSLSPESQIEDSGTEASTDDGNLDAKGNGFHDAENDVDQEMDDDNGVERILSGKLSESSGYAGSDLYDYKAVNAEESYAERPVEVLEGNLDLSKVQNSRSTENGSVNVDTLLIENNPSNPTVGHETLSMGEILSSFDPGISVPSQSSEYSVERQSNKINGSHPHVKRSNFWGRNNARKSQNSESVDSSGEEELAIQRLEIAKNDLQNRIAKEARGNAILQASLERRKQALHERRLALEQDVSRLQEQLQAERDLRAALEVGLSMSSGQFSSARSMDVKTRAELEEIALAEADVARLKQKVAELHLQLNQQRQHQYGSVVDANDRHHRLPGHFSQHNFVQQGFDMNLAFCNQEKQRNEGSSVESSQWRNIKQHVLPYGSSRPLTRKLSFDASSSESRGTEASTSMSTENTSVSINVPKLAEGIEFGRQPMVTSSTLVELTTRLDFFKERRSQLMEQLHSLDLGRGSAPQGFPYKPPSPWNHPR